From one Oncorhynchus clarkii lewisi isolate Uvic-CL-2024 chromosome 6, UVic_Ocla_1.0, whole genome shotgun sequence genomic stretch:
- the LOC139411945 gene encoding T-cell acute lymphocytic leukemia protein 2-like produces the protein MTRKVFTNTRERWRQHNVNTAFAELRKLIPTHPPEKKLSKNEILRLAMRYINFLVQLLESQSGQPASHSPTALLTFLRGNVERLHSSSQTWGLASDTDALSPGSSCDSTEAW, from the coding sequence ATGACCAGAAAGGTGTTCACCAACACACGGGAGCGCTGGCGGCAGCACAACGTCAACACTGCCTTCGCTGAGCTCCGCAAGCTcatccccacccacccaccagagAAGAAGCTGAGCAAGAACGAGATCCTGCGGCTGGCAATGCGTTACATCAACTTCCTGGTGCAGCTGCTGGAGAGCCAGAGTGGACAGCCTGCCTCACACTCCCCCACAGCCCTGCTCACCTTCCTCAGGGGCAACGTGGAacgtctccactcctcctcccagacctggggCCTGGCCAGCGACACTGACGCCCTCTCCCCTGGATCAAGCTGTGACAGCACCGAGGCCTGGTAG